In the genome of Coregonus clupeaformis isolate EN_2021a chromosome 1, ASM2061545v1, whole genome shotgun sequence, one region contains:
- the exoc7 gene encoding exocyst complex component 7 isoform X9, producing the protein MIPTEDASARKREIEEKLKQEQETLSFIRENMEKSDQLTKGMVSILSSFESRLMQLENSIIPVHKQTENLQRLQENVDKTLSCMDHVISYYHVAKDTDKIIREGPTGRLDEYLACIAKIQKAVEYFQDNNPDSPELNTVKARFEKGKELLEAEFRGLLTRYSKPVPPILILDAITVDEELEVQEEVTLEHLPEAVLQDIICISGWLVEYGRNQDFMNVYFQIRSNQLDRSIKGLKDHFRKSSASSGILYSPAVQTKRKDTPTKKAPKRPGKDDVLDIEIDSYIHCISAFVKLAQSEYALLTEIIPEHHQKKTFDSLIQEALDNLMLEGDNIVAAARRAIMRHDYSAVLTIFPILRHLKQTKPDFDSTLQGTAASTKNKLPTLITSMETIGAKALEEFADSIKNDPDKEYNMPKDGTVHELTSNAILFLQQLLDFQETAGAMLASQVLGDTYNIPLDPRETSSSASSSEFSRRLLSTYICKVLGNLQLNLLSKSKVYEDSALSAIFLHNNYNYILKSLEKSELIQLVTVTQKKAESSYRELIEQQIQIYQRSWYKVTEHIMDRNMPAFQPGTKLKDKERQVIKDKFKGFNDGLEELCKIQKVWAIPDKEQRDAIRHAQRRVVSEAYRAFLQRYANISFTKNPEKYHKYRPEQVEEMIERLFDTSA; encoded by the exons ATGATTCCGACCGAGGATGCGTCCGCGAGgaagagggagatagaggagaaaCTAAAGCAG GAACAGGAAACCCTGTCCTTCATCCGAGAGAATATGGAGAAGAGTGATCAGCTGACTAAAGGAATG GTGTCCATCTTGTCATCGTTTGAGAGTCGTCTGATGCAGCTGGAGAACTCCATCATCCCAGTACACAAGCAGACAGAGAACCTACAGAGGCTTCAGGAGAACGTGGATAAGACCCTGTCCTGCATGGACCATGTCATCAGTTATTACCATGTAGCCAAGGACACAGACAAGATCATCAGAGAGGG GCCAACAGGCAGACTAGATGAGTACCTGGCCTGCATCGCCAAGATCCAGAAAGCTGTTGAGTACTTTCAGGACAACAACCCAGATAGCCCTGAGCTCAACACAGTG AAAGCACGGTTTGAGAAGGGTAAGGAGCTGCTGGAGGCTGAGTTCCGTGGTCTGCTGACCCGCTACAGTAAGCCTGTTCCTCCCATCTTGATCCTGGATGCCATCACTGTAGATGAGGAGCTGGAGGTTCAGGAGGAGGTGACTCTAGAACACCTCCCTGAGGCCGTACTACAGGATATCATCTGTATCTCTGGCTGGCTGGTGGAGTATGGACGCAACCAGG ACTTTATGAACGTGTACTTCCAGATCCGCTCCAATCAGCTGGACCGTTCCATCAAGGGTCTGAAAGACCACTTCCGGAAGAGTTCTGCCTCTTCTGGCATTCTCTACTCGCCCGCCGTGCAGACCAAACGCAAGGACACGCCCACTAAGAAGGCCCCCAAGAGACCAG GGAAGGATGATGTCCTGGACATAGAGATCGACTCTTACATCCACTGCATCAGTGCCTTTGTGAAGCTGGCCCAGAGCGAATACGCCCTGCTCACAGAGATCATCCCTGAACACCACCAGAAGAAGACCTTTGACTCCCTCATACAG GAAGCCCTGGACAACCTGATGCTGGAGGGCGACAACATAGTGGCGGCAGCACGGCGGGCCATCATGAGACACGACTACTCTGCTGTCCTCACCATTTTCCCCATCCTCAGGCACCTGAAACAGACCAAGCCTGACTTTGACTCCACGCTCCag GGCACAGCTGCCAGTACAAAGAACAAGCTGCCTACCCTCATCACCTCCATGGAGACTATCGGAGCCAAAGCCCTGGAGGAGTTTGCAGACAGCATCAAG AATGACCCTGACAAGGAGTACAACATGCCCAAGGATGGAACGGTCCATGAGCTCACCAGCAAC gcCATCCTGTTCCTTCAGCAGCTGCTGGACTTCCAGGAGACAGCTGGAGCCATGCTGGCCTCTCAAG TACTGGGGGACACGTACAATATCCCTTTAGACCCCCGAG AGACCAGTTCGTCAGCCAGCAGCTCTGAGTTCAGTAGGAGACTTCTCAGCACCTACATAT GTAAAGTGTTGGGGAACCTGCAGCTGAATCTTCTCAGTAAATCCAAGGTGTACGAGGACTCTGCTCTGAGTGCCATCTTCCTCCACAACAACTACAACTACATCCTCAAGTCCCTGGAGAA GTCTGAGCTGATCCAGCTGGTGACGGTGACTCAGAAGAAGGCAGAGAGTTCATACAGAGAGCTGATAGAACAGCAGATCCAGATATACCAGCGCAG CTGGTACAAGGTCACAGAGCATATTATGGACCGGAACATGCCTGCCTTCCAACCGGGAACCAAG CTGAAAGACAAAGAGCGTCAGGTGATCAAAGACAAGTTTAAG GGATTCAACGACGGTCTGGAGGAGCTGTGTAAGATCCAGAAGGTGTGGGCCATCCCAGACAAGGAGCAGAGAGACGCCATCCGCCATGCCCAGAGGAGAGTGGTGTCGGAGGCCTACAGGGCCTTCCTACAGAG ATACGCCAACATTTCGTTCACCAAAAACCCTGAGAAATATCACAAGTATCGTCCAGAGCAGGTGGAGGAGATGATCGAGAGGCTGTTTGATACCTCAGCCTAA
- the exoc7 gene encoding exocyst complex component 7 isoform X4: MIPTEDASARKREIEEKLKQEQETLSFIRENMEKSDQLTKGMVSILSSFESRLMQLENSIIPVHKQTENLQRLQENVDKTLSCMDHVISYYHVAKDTDKIIREGPTGRLDEYLACIAKIQKAVEYFQDNNPDSPELNTVKARFEKGKELLEAEFRGLLTRYSKPVPPILILDAITVDEELEVQEEVTLEHLPEAVLQDIICISGWLVEYGRNQDFMNVYFQIRSNQLDRSIKGLKDHFRKSSASSGILYSPAVQTKRKDTPTKKAPKRPGHDHDQRVKHQSDALTDKHGAAAGKDDVLDIEIDSYIHCISAFVKLAQSEYALLTEIIPEHHQKKTFDSLIQEALDNLMLEGDNIVAAARRAIMRHDYSAVLTIFPILRHLKQTKPDFDSTLQGTAASTKNKLPTLITSMETIGAKALEEFADSIKNDPDKEYNMPKDGTVHELTSNAILFLQQLLDFQETAGAMLASQVLGDTYNIPLDPRETSSSASSSEFSRRLLSTYICKVLGNLQLNLLSKSKVYEDSALSAIFLHNNYNYILKSLEKSELIQLVTVTQKKAESSYRELIEQQIQIYQRSWYKVTEHIMDRNMPAFQPGTKLKDKERQVIKDKFKGFNDGLEELCKIQKVWAIPDKEQRDAIRHAQRRVVSEAYRAFLQRYANISFTKNPEKYHKYRPEQVEEMIERLFDTSA, encoded by the exons ATGATTCCGACCGAGGATGCGTCCGCGAGgaagagggagatagaggagaaaCTAAAGCAG GAACAGGAAACCCTGTCCTTCATCCGAGAGAATATGGAGAAGAGTGATCAGCTGACTAAAGGAATG GTGTCCATCTTGTCATCGTTTGAGAGTCGTCTGATGCAGCTGGAGAACTCCATCATCCCAGTACACAAGCAGACAGAGAACCTACAGAGGCTTCAGGAGAACGTGGATAAGACCCTGTCCTGCATGGACCATGTCATCAGTTATTACCATGTAGCCAAGGACACAGACAAGATCATCAGAGAGGG GCCAACAGGCAGACTAGATGAGTACCTGGCCTGCATCGCCAAGATCCAGAAAGCTGTTGAGTACTTTCAGGACAACAACCCAGATAGCCCTGAGCTCAACACAGTG AAAGCACGGTTTGAGAAGGGTAAGGAGCTGCTGGAGGCTGAGTTCCGTGGTCTGCTGACCCGCTACAGTAAGCCTGTTCCTCCCATCTTGATCCTGGATGCCATCACTGTAGATGAGGAGCTGGAGGTTCAGGAGGAGGTGACTCTAGAACACCTCCCTGAGGCCGTACTACAGGATATCATCTGTATCTCTGGCTGGCTGGTGGAGTATGGACGCAACCAGG ACTTTATGAACGTGTACTTCCAGATCCGCTCCAATCAGCTGGACCGTTCCATCAAGGGTCTGAAAGACCACTTCCGGAAGAGTTCTGCCTCTTCTGGCATTCTCTACTCGCCCGCCGTGCAGACCAAACGCAAGGACACGCCCACTAAGAAGGCCCCCAAGAGACCAG GTCACGATCATGACCAGCGGGTCAAACACCAGTCAGACGCCCTGACCGACAAGCATGGGGCAGCAGCAG GGAAGGATGATGTCCTGGACATAGAGATCGACTCTTACATCCACTGCATCAGTGCCTTTGTGAAGCTGGCCCAGAGCGAATACGCCCTGCTCACAGAGATCATCCCTGAACACCACCAGAAGAAGACCTTTGACTCCCTCATACAG GAAGCCCTGGACAACCTGATGCTGGAGGGCGACAACATAGTGGCGGCAGCACGGCGGGCCATCATGAGACACGACTACTCTGCTGTCCTCACCATTTTCCCCATCCTCAGGCACCTGAAACAGACCAAGCCTGACTTTGACTCCACGCTCCag GGCACAGCTGCCAGTACAAAGAACAAGCTGCCTACCCTCATCACCTCCATGGAGACTATCGGAGCCAAAGCCCTGGAGGAGTTTGCAGACAGCATCAAG AATGACCCTGACAAGGAGTACAACATGCCCAAGGATGGAACGGTCCATGAGCTCACCAGCAAC gcCATCCTGTTCCTTCAGCAGCTGCTGGACTTCCAGGAGACAGCTGGAGCCATGCTGGCCTCTCAAG TACTGGGGGACACGTACAATATCCCTTTAGACCCCCGAG AGACCAGTTCGTCAGCCAGCAGCTCTGAGTTCAGTAGGAGACTTCTCAGCACCTACATAT GTAAAGTGTTGGGGAACCTGCAGCTGAATCTTCTCAGTAAATCCAAGGTGTACGAGGACTCTGCTCTGAGTGCCATCTTCCTCCACAACAACTACAACTACATCCTCAAGTCCCTGGAGAA GTCTGAGCTGATCCAGCTGGTGACGGTGACTCAGAAGAAGGCAGAGAGTTCATACAGAGAGCTGATAGAACAGCAGATCCAGATATACCAGCGCAG CTGGTACAAGGTCACAGAGCATATTATGGACCGGAACATGCCTGCCTTCCAACCGGGAACCAAG CTGAAAGACAAAGAGCGTCAGGTGATCAAAGACAAGTTTAAG GGATTCAACGACGGTCTGGAGGAGCTGTGTAAGATCCAGAAGGTGTGGGCCATCCCAGACAAGGAGCAGAGAGACGCCATCCGCCATGCCCAGAGGAGAGTGGTGTCGGAGGCCTACAGGGCCTTCCTACAGAG ATACGCCAACATTTCGTTCACCAAAAACCCTGAGAAATATCACAAGTATCGTCCAGAGCAGGTGGAGGAGATGATCGAGAGGCTGTTTGATACCTCAGCCTAA
- the exoc7 gene encoding exocyst complex component 7 isoform X6, protein MIPTEDASARKREIEEKLKQEQETLSFIRENMEKSDQLTKGMVSILSSFESRLMQLENSIIPVHKQTENLQRLQENVDKTLSCMDHVISYYHVAKDTDKIIREGPTGRLDEYLACIAKIQKAVEYFQDNNPDSPELNTVKARFEKGKELLEAEFRGLLTRYSKPVPPILILDAITVDEELEVQEEVTLEHLPEAVLQDIICISGWLVEYGRNQDFMNVYFQIRSNQLDRSIKGLKDHFRKSSASSGILYSPAVQTKRKDTPTKKAPKRPGTIRKAQNLLKQYSQHGLDGKKGGSNLTPLEGKDDVLDIEIDSYIHCISAFVKLAQSEYALLTEIIPEHHQKKTFDSLIQEALDNLMLEGDNIVAAARRAIMRHDYSAVLTIFPILRHLKQTKPDFDSTLQGTAASTKNKLPTLITSMETIGAKALEEFADSIKNDPDKEYNMPKDGTVHELTSNAILFLQQLLDFQETAGAMLASQETSSSASSSEFSRRLLSTYICKVLGNLQLNLLSKSKVYEDSALSAIFLHNNYNYILKSLEKSELIQLVTVTQKKAESSYRELIEQQIQIYQRSWYKVTEHIMDRNMPAFQPGTKLKDKERQVIKDKFKGFNDGLEELCKIQKVWAIPDKEQRDAIRHAQRRVVSEAYRAFLQRYANISFTKNPEKYHKYRPEQVEEMIERLFDTSA, encoded by the exons ATGATTCCGACCGAGGATGCGTCCGCGAGgaagagggagatagaggagaaaCTAAAGCAG GAACAGGAAACCCTGTCCTTCATCCGAGAGAATATGGAGAAGAGTGATCAGCTGACTAAAGGAATG GTGTCCATCTTGTCATCGTTTGAGAGTCGTCTGATGCAGCTGGAGAACTCCATCATCCCAGTACACAAGCAGACAGAGAACCTACAGAGGCTTCAGGAGAACGTGGATAAGACCCTGTCCTGCATGGACCATGTCATCAGTTATTACCATGTAGCCAAGGACACAGACAAGATCATCAGAGAGGG GCCAACAGGCAGACTAGATGAGTACCTGGCCTGCATCGCCAAGATCCAGAAAGCTGTTGAGTACTTTCAGGACAACAACCCAGATAGCCCTGAGCTCAACACAGTG AAAGCACGGTTTGAGAAGGGTAAGGAGCTGCTGGAGGCTGAGTTCCGTGGTCTGCTGACCCGCTACAGTAAGCCTGTTCCTCCCATCTTGATCCTGGATGCCATCACTGTAGATGAGGAGCTGGAGGTTCAGGAGGAGGTGACTCTAGAACACCTCCCTGAGGCCGTACTACAGGATATCATCTGTATCTCTGGCTGGCTGGTGGAGTATGGACGCAACCAGG ACTTTATGAACGTGTACTTCCAGATCCGCTCCAATCAGCTGGACCGTTCCATCAAGGGTCTGAAAGACCACTTCCGGAAGAGTTCTGCCTCTTCTGGCATTCTCTACTCGCCCGCCGTGCAGACCAAACGCAAGGACACGCCCACTAAGAAGGCCCCCAAGAGACCAG GGACCATTCGCAAGGCTCAGAACCTTCTCAAACAGTACTCTCAGCATGGTCTGGATGGGAAAAAGGGGGGCTCTAACCTCACTCCTTTGGAAG GGAAGGATGATGTCCTGGACATAGAGATCGACTCTTACATCCACTGCATCAGTGCCTTTGTGAAGCTGGCCCAGAGCGAATACGCCCTGCTCACAGAGATCATCCCTGAACACCACCAGAAGAAGACCTTTGACTCCCTCATACAG GAAGCCCTGGACAACCTGATGCTGGAGGGCGACAACATAGTGGCGGCAGCACGGCGGGCCATCATGAGACACGACTACTCTGCTGTCCTCACCATTTTCCCCATCCTCAGGCACCTGAAACAGACCAAGCCTGACTTTGACTCCACGCTCCag GGCACAGCTGCCAGTACAAAGAACAAGCTGCCTACCCTCATCACCTCCATGGAGACTATCGGAGCCAAAGCCCTGGAGGAGTTTGCAGACAGCATCAAG AATGACCCTGACAAGGAGTACAACATGCCCAAGGATGGAACGGTCCATGAGCTCACCAGCAAC gcCATCCTGTTCCTTCAGCAGCTGCTGGACTTCCAGGAGACAGCTGGAGCCATGCTGGCCTCTCAAG AGACCAGTTCGTCAGCCAGCAGCTCTGAGTTCAGTAGGAGACTTCTCAGCACCTACATAT GTAAAGTGTTGGGGAACCTGCAGCTGAATCTTCTCAGTAAATCCAAGGTGTACGAGGACTCTGCTCTGAGTGCCATCTTCCTCCACAACAACTACAACTACATCCTCAAGTCCCTGGAGAA GTCTGAGCTGATCCAGCTGGTGACGGTGACTCAGAAGAAGGCAGAGAGTTCATACAGAGAGCTGATAGAACAGCAGATCCAGATATACCAGCGCAG CTGGTACAAGGTCACAGAGCATATTATGGACCGGAACATGCCTGCCTTCCAACCGGGAACCAAG CTGAAAGACAAAGAGCGTCAGGTGATCAAAGACAAGTTTAAG GGATTCAACGACGGTCTGGAGGAGCTGTGTAAGATCCAGAAGGTGTGGGCCATCCCAGACAAGGAGCAGAGAGACGCCATCCGCCATGCCCAGAGGAGAGTGGTGTCGGAGGCCTACAGGGCCTTCCTACAGAG ATACGCCAACATTTCGTTCACCAAAAACCCTGAGAAATATCACAAGTATCGTCCAGAGCAGGTGGAGGAGATGATCGAGAGGCTGTTTGATACCTCAGCCTAA
- the exoc7 gene encoding exocyst complex component 7 isoform X8: protein MIPTEDASARKREIEEKLKQEQETLSFIRENMEKSDQLTKGMVSILSSFESRLMQLENSIIPVHKQTENLQRLQENVDKTLSCMDHVISYYHVAKDTDKIIREGPTGRLDEYLACIAKIQKAVEYFQDNNPDSPELNTVKARFEKGKELLEAEFRGLLTRYSKPVPPILILDAITVDEELEVQEEVTLEHLPEAVLQDIICISGWLVEYGRNQDFMNVYFQIRSNQLDRSIKGLKDHFRKSSASSGILYSPAVQTKRKDTPTKKAPKRPGHDHDQRVKHQSDALTDKHGAAAGKDDVLDIEIDSYIHCISAFVKLAQSEYALLTEIIPEHHQKKTFDSLIQEALDNLMLEGDNIVAAARRAIMRHDYSAVLTIFPILRHLKQTKPDFDSTLQGTAASTKNKLPTLITSMETIGAKALEEFADSIKNDPDKEYNMPKDGTVHELTSNAILFLQQLLDFQETAGAMLASQETSSSASSSEFSRRLLSTYICKVLGNLQLNLLSKSKVYEDSALSAIFLHNNYNYILKSLEKSELIQLVTVTQKKAESSYRELIEQQIQIYQRSWYKVTEHIMDRNMPAFQPGTKLKDKERQVIKDKFKGFNDGLEELCKIQKVWAIPDKEQRDAIRHAQRRVVSEAYRAFLQRYANISFTKNPEKYHKYRPEQVEEMIERLFDTSA, encoded by the exons ATGATTCCGACCGAGGATGCGTCCGCGAGgaagagggagatagaggagaaaCTAAAGCAG GAACAGGAAACCCTGTCCTTCATCCGAGAGAATATGGAGAAGAGTGATCAGCTGACTAAAGGAATG GTGTCCATCTTGTCATCGTTTGAGAGTCGTCTGATGCAGCTGGAGAACTCCATCATCCCAGTACACAAGCAGACAGAGAACCTACAGAGGCTTCAGGAGAACGTGGATAAGACCCTGTCCTGCATGGACCATGTCATCAGTTATTACCATGTAGCCAAGGACACAGACAAGATCATCAGAGAGGG GCCAACAGGCAGACTAGATGAGTACCTGGCCTGCATCGCCAAGATCCAGAAAGCTGTTGAGTACTTTCAGGACAACAACCCAGATAGCCCTGAGCTCAACACAGTG AAAGCACGGTTTGAGAAGGGTAAGGAGCTGCTGGAGGCTGAGTTCCGTGGTCTGCTGACCCGCTACAGTAAGCCTGTTCCTCCCATCTTGATCCTGGATGCCATCACTGTAGATGAGGAGCTGGAGGTTCAGGAGGAGGTGACTCTAGAACACCTCCCTGAGGCCGTACTACAGGATATCATCTGTATCTCTGGCTGGCTGGTGGAGTATGGACGCAACCAGG ACTTTATGAACGTGTACTTCCAGATCCGCTCCAATCAGCTGGACCGTTCCATCAAGGGTCTGAAAGACCACTTCCGGAAGAGTTCTGCCTCTTCTGGCATTCTCTACTCGCCCGCCGTGCAGACCAAACGCAAGGACACGCCCACTAAGAAGGCCCCCAAGAGACCAG GTCACGATCATGACCAGCGGGTCAAACACCAGTCAGACGCCCTGACCGACAAGCATGGGGCAGCAGCAG GGAAGGATGATGTCCTGGACATAGAGATCGACTCTTACATCCACTGCATCAGTGCCTTTGTGAAGCTGGCCCAGAGCGAATACGCCCTGCTCACAGAGATCATCCCTGAACACCACCAGAAGAAGACCTTTGACTCCCTCATACAG GAAGCCCTGGACAACCTGATGCTGGAGGGCGACAACATAGTGGCGGCAGCACGGCGGGCCATCATGAGACACGACTACTCTGCTGTCCTCACCATTTTCCCCATCCTCAGGCACCTGAAACAGACCAAGCCTGACTTTGACTCCACGCTCCag GGCACAGCTGCCAGTACAAAGAACAAGCTGCCTACCCTCATCACCTCCATGGAGACTATCGGAGCCAAAGCCCTGGAGGAGTTTGCAGACAGCATCAAG AATGACCCTGACAAGGAGTACAACATGCCCAAGGATGGAACGGTCCATGAGCTCACCAGCAAC gcCATCCTGTTCCTTCAGCAGCTGCTGGACTTCCAGGAGACAGCTGGAGCCATGCTGGCCTCTCAAG AGACCAGTTCGTCAGCCAGCAGCTCTGAGTTCAGTAGGAGACTTCTCAGCACCTACATAT GTAAAGTGTTGGGGAACCTGCAGCTGAATCTTCTCAGTAAATCCAAGGTGTACGAGGACTCTGCTCTGAGTGCCATCTTCCTCCACAACAACTACAACTACATCCTCAAGTCCCTGGAGAA GTCTGAGCTGATCCAGCTGGTGACGGTGACTCAGAAGAAGGCAGAGAGTTCATACAGAGAGCTGATAGAACAGCAGATCCAGATATACCAGCGCAG CTGGTACAAGGTCACAGAGCATATTATGGACCGGAACATGCCTGCCTTCCAACCGGGAACCAAG CTGAAAGACAAAGAGCGTCAGGTGATCAAAGACAAGTTTAAG GGATTCAACGACGGTCTGGAGGAGCTGTGTAAGATCCAGAAGGTGTGGGCCATCCCAGACAAGGAGCAGAGAGACGCCATCCGCCATGCCCAGAGGAGAGTGGTGTCGGAGGCCTACAGGGCCTTCCTACAGAG ATACGCCAACATTTCGTTCACCAAAAACCCTGAGAAATATCACAAGTATCGTCCAGAGCAGGTGGAGGAGATGATCGAGAGGCTGTTTGATACCTCAGCCTAA
- the exoc7 gene encoding exocyst complex component 7 isoform X7 codes for MIPTEDASARKREIEEKLKQEQETLSFIRENMEKSDQLTKGMVSILSSFESRLMQLENSIIPVHKQTENLQRLQENVDKTLSCMDHVISYYHVAKDTDKIIREGPTGRLDEYLACIAKIQKAVEYFQDNNPDSPELNTVKARFEKGKELLEAEFRGLLTRYSKPVPPILILDAITVDEELEVQEEVTLEHLPEAVLQDIICISGWLVEYGRNQDFMNVYFQIRSNQLDRSIKGLKDHFRKSSASSGILYSPAVQTKRKDTPTKKAPKRPVYIPGHDHDQRVKHQSDALTDKHGAAAGKDDVLDIEIDSYIHCISAFVKLAQSEYALLTEIIPEHHQKKTFDSLIQEALDNLMLEGDNIVAAARRAIMRHDYSAVLTIFPILRHLKQTKPDFDSTLQGTAASTKNKLPTLITSMETIGAKALEEFADSIKNDPDKEYNMPKDGTVHELTSNAILFLQQLLDFQETAGAMLASQETSSSASSSEFSRRLLSTYICKVLGNLQLNLLSKSKVYEDSALSAIFLHNNYNYILKSLEKSELIQLVTVTQKKAESSYRELIEQQIQIYQRSWYKVTEHIMDRNMPAFQPGTKLKDKERQVIKDKFKGFNDGLEELCKIQKVWAIPDKEQRDAIRHAQRRVVSEAYRAFLQRYANISFTKNPEKYHKYRPEQVEEMIERLFDTSA; via the exons ATGATTCCGACCGAGGATGCGTCCGCGAGgaagagggagatagaggagaaaCTAAAGCAG GAACAGGAAACCCTGTCCTTCATCCGAGAGAATATGGAGAAGAGTGATCAGCTGACTAAAGGAATG GTGTCCATCTTGTCATCGTTTGAGAGTCGTCTGATGCAGCTGGAGAACTCCATCATCCCAGTACACAAGCAGACAGAGAACCTACAGAGGCTTCAGGAGAACGTGGATAAGACCCTGTCCTGCATGGACCATGTCATCAGTTATTACCATGTAGCCAAGGACACAGACAAGATCATCAGAGAGGG GCCAACAGGCAGACTAGATGAGTACCTGGCCTGCATCGCCAAGATCCAGAAAGCTGTTGAGTACTTTCAGGACAACAACCCAGATAGCCCTGAGCTCAACACAGTG AAAGCACGGTTTGAGAAGGGTAAGGAGCTGCTGGAGGCTGAGTTCCGTGGTCTGCTGACCCGCTACAGTAAGCCTGTTCCTCCCATCTTGATCCTGGATGCCATCACTGTAGATGAGGAGCTGGAGGTTCAGGAGGAGGTGACTCTAGAACACCTCCCTGAGGCCGTACTACAGGATATCATCTGTATCTCTGGCTGGCTGGTGGAGTATGGACGCAACCAGG ACTTTATGAACGTGTACTTCCAGATCCGCTCCAATCAGCTGGACCGTTCCATCAAGGGTCTGAAAGACCACTTCCGGAAGAGTTCTGCCTCTTCTGGCATTCTCTACTCGCCCGCCGTGCAGACCAAACGCAAGGACACGCCCACTAAGAAGGCCCCCAAGAGACCAG TCTACATCCCAG GTCACGATCATGACCAGCGGGTCAAACACCAGTCAGACGCCCTGACCGACAAGCATGGGGCAGCAGCAG GGAAGGATGATGTCCTGGACATAGAGATCGACTCTTACATCCACTGCATCAGTGCCTTTGTGAAGCTGGCCCAGAGCGAATACGCCCTGCTCACAGAGATCATCCCTGAACACCACCAGAAGAAGACCTTTGACTCCCTCATACAG GAAGCCCTGGACAACCTGATGCTGGAGGGCGACAACATAGTGGCGGCAGCACGGCGGGCCATCATGAGACACGACTACTCTGCTGTCCTCACCATTTTCCCCATCCTCAGGCACCTGAAACAGACCAAGCCTGACTTTGACTCCACGCTCCag GGCACAGCTGCCAGTACAAAGAACAAGCTGCCTACCCTCATCACCTCCATGGAGACTATCGGAGCCAAAGCCCTGGAGGAGTTTGCAGACAGCATCAAG AATGACCCTGACAAGGAGTACAACATGCCCAAGGATGGAACGGTCCATGAGCTCACCAGCAAC gcCATCCTGTTCCTTCAGCAGCTGCTGGACTTCCAGGAGACAGCTGGAGCCATGCTGGCCTCTCAAG AGACCAGTTCGTCAGCCAGCAGCTCTGAGTTCAGTAGGAGACTTCTCAGCACCTACATAT GTAAAGTGTTGGGGAACCTGCAGCTGAATCTTCTCAGTAAATCCAAGGTGTACGAGGACTCTGCTCTGAGTGCCATCTTCCTCCACAACAACTACAACTACATCCTCAAGTCCCTGGAGAA GTCTGAGCTGATCCAGCTGGTGACGGTGACTCAGAAGAAGGCAGAGAGTTCATACAGAGAGCTGATAGAACAGCAGATCCAGATATACCAGCGCAG CTGGTACAAGGTCACAGAGCATATTATGGACCGGAACATGCCTGCCTTCCAACCGGGAACCAAG CTGAAAGACAAAGAGCGTCAGGTGATCAAAGACAAGTTTAAG GGATTCAACGACGGTCTGGAGGAGCTGTGTAAGATCCAGAAGGTGTGGGCCATCCCAGACAAGGAGCAGAGAGACGCCATCCGCCATGCCCAGAGGAGAGTGGTGTCGGAGGCCTACAGGGCCTTCCTACAGAG ATACGCCAACATTTCGTTCACCAAAAACCCTGAGAAATATCACAAGTATCGTCCAGAGCAGGTGGAGGAGATGATCGAGAGGCTGTTTGATACCTCAGCCTAA